A DNA window from Candidatus Acidiferrales bacterium contains the following coding sequences:
- a CDS encoding MBL fold metallo-hydrolase, translating into MRIKFWGVRGSIPTPGESTVRYGGNTACTELHLDAEDSAHRNGNLIILDAGTGIRNLGNQLMKDGKNINAHILITHPHWDHIQGFPFFRPAFVPGNKLTIVGPEAKGVKLAELIAEQMNKIYFPVNLSELEAEIDFIPMKEDTINVQGAKVQSFFVNHPGFTIGYRISYNNKSLAYVSDNEPFSEETAHLFTNGEAEVLKLFREYHGDPNDRVRDFIKGVDVLIHDTTYTPEQYGDHIGWGHSHYLHTLRLAFEAGVKTLFLFHYDPSLTDKDVDDMVARSNREMKKLNYSFKLCAAKEGLEFKF; encoded by the coding sequence ATGAGGATAAAATTCTGGGGAGTTCGAGGATCAATCCCGACGCCAGGCGAATCAACGGTGAGATATGGCGGGAATACTGCGTGCACCGAATTGCATTTGGACGCAGAAGATTCCGCTCATAGGAATGGGAATCTGATTATCTTAGACGCGGGCACGGGCATTAGAAACCTCGGCAACCAGCTGATGAAAGACGGCAAAAACATCAACGCACATATTCTGATTACTCATCCTCATTGGGACCATATTCAGGGTTTCCCGTTTTTCAGACCCGCGTTTGTCCCGGGGAATAAGTTGACTATTGTCGGACCTGAGGCGAAAGGTGTTAAGCTCGCCGAGCTGATAGCCGAGCAGATGAACAAAATTTATTTTCCGGTTAATCTCTCCGAGCTTGAGGCGGAAATAGACTTCATACCGATGAAAGAGGACACGATAAACGTTCAAGGAGCAAAAGTCCAGTCTTTCTTCGTAAATCATCCTGGCTTTACCATCGGATACAGGATAAGTTATAACAACAAATCCCTCGCTTATGTCAGCGATAACGAACCGTTCAGTGAAGAGACGGCGCACCTTTTTACAAACGGGGAAGCTGAAGTGTTGAAACTTTTCCGCGAATACCATGGAGATCCGAATGATCGTGTGCGGGATTTCATAAAAGGGGTCGATGTTTTGATCCACGATACAACTTATACGCCCGAACAATATGGCGATCACATCGGCTGGGGACATTCGCATTATTTGCATACGCTTCGGTTGGCCTTTGAAGCAGGGGTCAAAACATTATTTCTGTTCCACTATGATCCTTCATTGACCGACAAGGATGTGGACGACATGGTGGCACGGAGCAACAGGGAGATGAAGAAACTGAATTATTCGTTCAAGCTCTGCGCTGCAAAAGAGGGTCTGGAATTTAAATTTTAG